TCGGTGGACTGTACAACGACTTGCCGGCTTAACAGTCAGCGCGCATCTTCACCCCCAGGGCCGTACGGAAACTACATCAGAGCGCCGAAGAGAAGGGCGGCGATGACCGCGCCGACGATCGGGCCGACAACGGGGATCCAGGAGTAGCCCCAGTCGCTGCTGCCCTTACCAGGAATGGGCAAAAAGGCATGGGCGATACGGGGGCCCAGGTCGCGGGCCGGGTTGATGGCGTAGCCGGTGGGGCCGCCCAACGACAGACCGATCACCCAGACCAGGAACGCCACAGGGATGATGCCAAGCGCGCCCATGTTGAGCGAGAACGGCGAACCTGACATATCACCCGTCACACCTTTGATGCCCAGAATGCCGAACATGAGGGCGAAGGTGCCGATGATCTCGCAGACCAGGTTCCAGGCCGTGTTGCGGATGGCCGGGCCGGTGGAGAAAACCGCCAACTTGAGGCCAGGGTCCTTGGTCTCGGCCCAGTGCGGGAAGTAGGCCAGGAAGACCAGGATGGCGCCCAGGATGGCGCCGATGAACTGGCCGATGATGTAGATGGGAACGTCACCCCAGGAGGTCGAGCCGGCCAGCGCCAGGCCAATGGTGACGGCGGGATTCAGGTGCGCGCCGCTGACAGACGCGGCGATGTAAGCGCCCACGAACACCGCCATACCCCATGCCGTGGTGATGACGATCCAGCCTGAGCTATTGCCTTTGGTTTTCCCAAGCAACACGTTGGCCACCACGCCATCACCCAGCAGGATCAGGAACATGGTGCCGATGATTTCACCGATCAGGATATGACCAGTAGTCATGTTCTACCTCGTTGTAGAAAGAGTGAGAAGAGGATGTCGAGCAATGAACGAACAACGTCCGACTCTTTAGAACTGCCACAGGTGTCGCTATTCGGTTGTCAGGCGCCTCCTTTCCCCAATCCCTTTGCCCCTGGGCGAATGCCCCCTGGCTGTCTCGCCCAACCCAACGTTCGGAATCCGCGCGTGCCAGCACTGCCGGGGAGCAGGAACGTCAAGGCACATGACCGGAGGGGAGTACATCATGCCAGACTCTGAACGCGAAGGGAGCTACGGATCAACAGCGCCGGCTATCGAAAACGGCGCCATTGGGGGCTATGAAACTAGAGGCGAGGGCGACACGCGGGGTCGATTGGATCCGCAGGCGCCATCGCCGGCGAGCTCTGTCAGTTCAACCTGATCTGACAAGCGGGGAGTATAGCAGCCGTTCCCCGCAAATGCAAATCCTGATGACTTGGTTGTGAACGCTAACAATACTAAGGAAAGCCCCGCCGCTGTTCTTTCAGGCTCACCCAGCGGGTGTGGCCGATGATGATATGGTCGAGCAGTTCGATGCTGAGCAGCTTGCCGGCATCGACGACCTGCCGGGTCAGGTGGATGTCTTCGGGCGAGGGGGTCGGGTCGCCGCTGGGGTGGTTGTGGGCCAGGATGATGGCGGCGGCGTTGCGGCGGATGGCCTCGCGAAAAAGCTCGGCCACGCGCACCGAGGCGCTGTTGAGCGAGCCTTTGTAGATGGTGGGCGTGGCGATGACGTAGTTGCGGCTATCGACCAGCACGGCCTTGACGTGTTCCTGCTCGGCATAGGCCACTTCCGGCGACAGCAAGCGCACGACGGCGTCGGGCGTCTGCACCTGGGGCCGGCTTTCGGGGCTGGCCAGGAGGACGCGGCGGCCCAGTTCGATGGCGGCCAGGATCTGGGAGGCTTTGGCCGGGCCGACGCCGTGGTGCTCCTGCAATTGCTCGAACCCGGCCTCGCCCAGTTCCCGCAGGCTGGAGTTGTAGTGGCGCATGAGGGCGGTGGCCATGTCGATGACGTTGATGCCCTCGGCGCCGCTGCGCAAGATGATGGCGATGAGTTCGGCGTCGCTCAGCGACGAGGCCCCATGCCGGGCCAGGCGCTCGCGCGGGCGGGCGTCGACCGGCAGATCGGCGATGGTGTAGTAGGTCAGTGAGGGCGAGGATTCGCGCATCAGGGTTCGGGCTGGCCGGCGGGCAGGTTTTGGTCGAGCATGGCGCGCAATTGGCCGCGGCGGTCGGCCGAGAGTTGCAGCCGCTGGAGCACCTGGTCGAGATGGCTTTGGAGATGTTCGGGGGCGGCGGCGGGCGCGGCGGCGGGCGGCGGCCCATTTTTCGTCTTTTTGCCGGCCTGCTGATTCTGTTCCAACCTCGCCCATCCCACCGCGTCCACCCATACTTCCACCAGGGCGCCATCGTCGGCCAGATAGGCAGCGGGCACCTCGACGATCATGGTCAGGCGGTCGTCATCGCCGAACTCGAAGGCGTGCCGCACGGCGTCGGGGTCGTGGACGCCGGTCGGTGGGCGTCCGTCCGTGGGCCTGGCCGGGGTGGTTGGCCGGGCAGGGGAGGAGGCCGGGGCCGCGACCACCGGCGGGGCCTCTGTCCTCGCCAGGGGAGGAGCGGGGGGCGGGTTTCGCTGCCCGGCGAACAAGCGCAAGGCCAGATAGACGCCGGCCAAAGCAAAGCCGCCCAGAATGAGGCCCTGAATGATCCAGTTGAGGATGAGCGTCCAGTTTGCAGTCATCGCGTGCACCGATGCGGGGGATGGGCGGAGTATAAAGGCGGCAGGGGGCAGGGGGCAAGTCGCGGGTGGCAGGTGGCAGGTCGCAAGTCGCAGGTGGCGGAGCTTGTCCTGAGTGTAACGAAGGATCGCAGATGGCCGAGATATGAACTCCCACCCTGTCTTTCCGAACGGGTCAATCCGGCGTTCTGTCGCTTCGATCCGCCAGTGAGGAATCCCCAAGCTGGAAGTTCATACGCATTGCTATCCAACTTGTCTACTTGGTTCCTTGTCTACTTGTCTACTTGTCTACTTGTTTCCTTGCCTACTTCAACACCACCGGCAGATAGAGCGCCTTCGGCCCCGTCGTCACCTGTTTAGGCTGGGCCTGGTTGTCGGACTGATCCTGGGCGTAGAAAACGACGCGGTAAGCTCCCTGCTCGCCGAAGCCGCCCGGATAGCTGACCCGATAGCGCCCGGTCTGCCCGGCCACAGGCTCCAGCCGCAGCAGCGGCGCGCCCAGATCCAATGTCGTGCTCGATGGCTCCTCGAACGAGGGCGGGTACACCGCTGCATACACCAGTTCCACCGGCTCGGAGCCGGCCTCGACCTGGGCCTCGAGGGCGCCGGAGCCGGCCGCCACCGACACCGTGGCGCTGAGGATGTGGGGCGGATTGGCGCCAAAGAAGCGGGTGACATAGCGGCCCTGGGCGATGGCCCCATCCAGCGGGCTGAGGATGCCATCGCCGTTGTCGTCCATCAACGGGGCCTGGCGGTTGCCGGTCGTCTGCACGGCCGCCCGCGCCTGGTCGAAGCAGGCTTTCAGGCTGCCGCTGGCCGAGATGCAGGAGAAGAAGGCGTCGGAGAAGTAGGCGCCCTGGGCCGAGGCATAGGCGTTGAAATCACGATTGGTGGAGGTGATGACCACGCGGCCGGGCTTGGAGAGGCTTTGAAGGGGGTCGCCGACGCGGTCGATGAAGCTGCCGGAATGGCAGGCTTCGATGACGATGTTGATCTCGTCGGCCCCAACGGCGTTCTCCAGGTTCGTCAGCCAGCCATCGAGACTGGCCGGGGTCACGCGGCCGGCGGCGCTGCAGCCATCGACGCAAAAATAGTCGATCTCGCCGTGATCCATCAGGTAGAGGAAGAGCGGTTTGCCGGGGCCGATGCGGCCGCCAGCAGCGGCCCAGCCTTCGATGGCCTGCTGCAAGGCGGCGGGGCTGGCGATGGCGTCGTTGTCGCTGTCGCCATCGCCGTCGGCATCCTGCGAGGTGGGGGCGAGATAGTAGATGTCGTCGTCACTGAACCCGGCCCCGCGATAAACGCGGTAGGCGCGGTTGGCGGCGTTGTCGATGTTGGTCTGCAGGCTGAAGGTTTCGTTGTGCCCCGCCAGGATGATCACCGCACCGGCGGCGCCGGTCGGACGGTTGATGGTCATCGTCTGAACGCCCTCGTTGCCCACGGCGTCGAAGGCAGTGACCTGGATGGCGTTGGCGCCCGGCCCCAGGCTGACGCTGGCGATCTGGAACTGGTCGCTGGCCCCCTCCAGGCTGTAGTCCCACCACTCCAGGTTGCGGGTGAGATTGCGCACACGCACGCGGCTGAGGTTCTCGCCGGCATCTGCGGCCACACCGCCCAGAGCGATGGCAGCTTGCGTGGTGGTGAAGACGTCGGTGGCGCCGGGCTGCTCGACCGTAACCGTGGGATGCGTGGCATCTTGGGGGGCCAGTGGCCGGCACGAGACCTCGACCGATTTGTCGCCCTCGTTGCCGCTGAAGTCGATGGCGCTCACCCGGATCTTGTAGAGGGCGCCGGTGGTGAGGCCGCCCAACTCGAAGTAGGTCAGGTCGCCGCCAGCAACTTCTTCGGCGCCGTTGACAGTGTTGCCTTCGTTGGCGTAGTAGACGACATAGGCGGCGACATCGTAGTCGGCGCTGCGTTGCCATTGGATGGCCAACGTGGTCGGGTTCTTGGCGGCGCAGCGGGGCGAGCGGGGCCGGGCGGGTGGGGTCTGGTCGCGGGTGACGCTGACATCATAGTTGGTGGTCAGGCCAAAGACCGCCGGATCGTGCTGCTGGAAGCGCAGGTAATAGGTGGCGGTGCGGGTGGCGTTGAACTCCAGGCGCAAGGTGCGGCCAAAGGCGTTCTCCTCGCTCTCGAATGCCGGGCGCACGCAGTTATCGAACAGGTAGACGACAGCATCGTTGTCCGGGCCGACGTCGCTGGTCTCGATGATGTAGGTGCGGCCGGCCTCGGCATTGAACTTGACCCAGTCCTGGTCGCCCGGCTTGTGGAAGGTGTGTGTCTGGATGGCGCCATCGGCGGTGATCGTTTTGCCATCGAAGCAGGCATCGTCGTTTTCGTAGGCGTCGCCGGGGAGGGAAGTGGCCGTCGGGGTGGGGGTGACGGTGGGGGTGGGGGTGACGGTCGGCGTCTCGGTAGCGGGGGGGGTGATGGTGGGCGTGGGCGTGATCGTGGGCGTGGGGGTTTCGGTGGCGGTGGGCGTCACGGTCGGCGTCGTGCTGAAGTCGATGACGAATTTGGCAACAAAAGCGTCGGAAGCGCCGCCCGCAAACGAGCCGTGCGTAGCCGGGAAATCGGGCGAACCGGCGCCGCCATCCAAGAACAGATGCCCTTGCGCGTTCATCGCCAGCCCGCGGCTGGCGTCGTTCCCGCTGCCGCCGAAATAGCTGCCGTACAGCAACGCGGCCCCGTCGGCTGAGATCTGGGCCAGGATGACATCATTGCCCCCGTTCGGGGTGGCGTCGAAGCCAACGGCGGTGGTCGGAAAGTCGGTGGAGGCCGAGCCGCCGGCCACGAAGACGGCGTTGCCGGCGTCGAGCGCCAGCCCCGAGGCGCCGTCGGTGGAGTTGCCGCCCAGGTAGGTGCTGAAGATGAGGCCCGAGCCAGATGCATTCAGCCTGGTGATGAAAGCATCGCTGTCGCCGGTCAGATTGCGGTCGTAGGCCCCGGCCGTGGTCGGGAAGTCGGAGGAGAGGGTGTTGCCGGCGATAGTGGCGTTGCCATCGGCATCCACCACCACGCTGTCGCTGTTTTCTTCTTTGCCGCCGCCGACAAAGGTCGAGAAGACGATGGCACCGGTGGCGGCGTCGGCCTTGAGGAGATAGGCGTCGCGCTCGCCGTTGAAGGTGGTGTCGTAGGCGCCGGCGGTGGTTGGGAAGTTGGCCGAAAAGACGCCGCCGGTGATGTAGACGAAGCCGCCGCTGAGGGCGATGTCCTCCGGTTCGTCGTAGTCGCTGCCGCCGTAGTAGGTGCTGAAGACAAGGGGGCTGCCGGCTTGGGGGGCGATCTTGCTCAGGAAGACATCGCGCACGCCGTTGAACGAGGTATCGGGGGCGCCGAAGGTGGTGGGAAAGTCGGAGGAGACGGTGCCGCCGGTGACGAGGATCATGCCCGCCGCATCCACCACCATATCGTCGCCGACCTCGTTGGCGCTCCCGCCCAGATAGGTGCTGTAGAGCAAGGCGCCGCCGGCGGCGTCGAGTTTGGCCACGAAGACATCCTGGCCGCCGTTGTACGACCGGTCGAGGGCGCCGGCGGTGGTGGGGAAATCGGTCGAGTTGGTGTTTCCGCTCAGATGGGCGTTGCCGGCGGCATCGACGTCAAGGCCAAAGGCCCAGTCGGAGTTGCTGCCGCCGAGCACGCTGACATACCCCAGGCTGCCGTCAGGCAGAATTTTGGCCACGAAGGCATCGCGGTTGCCGTTGAACGAGGGGTCGAAACTGCCGGGCGTGGTGGGAAAATCGCCAGAACGCGTGTAGCCGGCCACGAAGACGGCGCCATCGTCAGCCAGGGCCACTTCGTAGCCCTCATCATCGCCGCTGCCGCCGATCAGCCGCGAAAAGACCAGGTCAGTCGAACGCGGCGCGACGGCAGCCCGGCTCTGTTCGGTCCGATTGGCGAAGGGGGAGCGTATGAGATCGCCCTCGATGCGGGCGGCGCCTGGGGCCGGGTCGCGGCTGGGGGTGAGGAGCGGCCAGGTGAGATCGCCGGCGGCCGTGCTCAGGAGGAGGTGATCCCCATCCCGGCGGATGGAGGAAGCGCCCTCGACCCGCATCGCCACCTGATCCCAGGCGCCATCGCCTGACCCCACCAGGCGCAGAGCCAGCCGGCCGTCCTCCTCTCCCATCTCCAGATCCAAGCCCGGATACAAGTCCCGATAGCGCACACCGCCCCAGGCAGGCGCGCCGGCTTGCCAGCCGGCGGGGTCGGCGCCGCGAAAGAAGGAGACGCGGGTCGCCAGCCGGTCGAAGGGCTGGAGTTGGGACCGGGGCCGGCTGCCGGGGAAGGTGATCTTGAGATGGATGCCGGCGCCCTCGTCGCCGGCCGTCTGCGTCAGCCAAATGGCGTCCTCGGCCAGCCAGACATCACCCGCCCCGCCCAGAAGTCGAAAGCGGGCCGGGGCGCTGTACTGGCCGACGTTTTCGACGAAGACGAGCGACGACTGGCCCGGCGACAGCGACACGAGAGCATCGGGTCTGGCCTGGCCCGCAGCCGCCAGACCCAGCGACAAGATCGCCAGGAACAAGAACAAGGGAATGGAGGGATGGAGGCGACGCATGGGATCCTAAACGATGTGAGGATGGCGCCCCTGCCAAAACCCAACCCAGGGCAGGGACAGCGCAAAGCATACAACGAGACGCCAGCGAAAGCGGTAAGCCAGCGCCAAATCGCCCGATTCAGTCTTCAGCGGGCGGCGAAGTAGGCGATGGTGACGCCATCGCCGCCTTCGCCCTGCTCGCCGGTGCGGAAGTTGGCGACGAGGCCATGATTGCGGAGGGCATCGCGCACCACCTGCCGCAGCGCGCCCGTGCCCTTGCCGTGGATGATGCGCACCCACGGCAGGTCGGCCAGATAGGCGTCGTCCAGATAGCCGTCCAGGGCTTCGAGGGCCTCGTCCACGCGGTAGCCGCGCAGGTCCAGCTCCATGCCGGGGGAGGCCGGAGCCGCGACATGCCGGGGTGCAGCCGGCGCGACCGTTTGGGGGCGCTCGCGCAGTTCGAGATTGCCGACCGGTATCTTGAGCCGAAAAGCGCCCATCTGGATCTCGGCCTCGTTCTCGCTCAGCAGGGCGTGAACCGAGCCGCTGCCATGCAGGCTCTCGACCCAGACGATGTCGCCCACCTGCAATGGCCCAACCGGGCGGAGGGGGGCGTCGGCCCGCTCTGGCAGCTTGCGGGCGGCCTCTTGCCGGGTCTGGAAGGCTTTTTCGGCTTCGGCCAGGAAGCGGTCGTGCTGGCTGGGCGCGGCGGGGCCGCCGCTGCGGTCGAAGCGAGCGCGCACGCGGGTGATTTCCTCCCGGATCGCTTCGAGTTCGGCTTGAGCTTCGGCGCGGGTCTCGTTGAGGACGGCGCGGCGGGCTTCTTCGATCTTGGCCAGTTGCGCCCGCAGTTCGGCCTCGCGGGCTGCAACCATGCGCTCCGTCGCTTCTGTCTTCTGTTGCGCGCGTTTGGCAGCGTCGCGCGCCGCCCGGATCTCGGCCAGCAGGCTGTCGGCGGCCAGGCTTTCGGGCTGGACGAGGGTTTCGGCGGCATCGACCAGCGGCCGGGGCACGCCCAGGCGCCGGGCGATGGCGAGGGCGTTGGAGCGACCGGGCAGACCGATGGTCAGCTCGTAGGTGGGGCTGAGCGTCTCCAGGTCGAACTCGACCGAGGCGTTGACGATGCCGGGGGCGCTGTGGGCGAAGAGCTTGACTTCGGAGTAGTGGGTGGTGGCGGCGGCGGGGATGCCGCTATCGCGCAGGTGGGTGAGCAGGGATCGGGCCAGGGCCGAGCCTTCCTCCGGGTCGGTGCCGGCGCCCAGTTCGTCCAGCAGGACAAGGGTGTGCGGGGTGGCGTCGCGCAGGATGCGGACGATGTTGGTCATGTGCGAGGAGAAGGTGCTCAGGCTTTGCTCGATGCTCTGTTCGTCGCCGATGTCGGCGTAGATGCCCTCGAACAGAGTCAGGCGGCTGCCGGGTTTGGCCGGGATGGCGAGGCCAGCCTGGGCCATCAGCGCCAGCAGCCCGGCGGTCTTGAGGCTGACGGTTTTGCCGCCGGTGTTGGGGCCGGTGACGACGACGATGAAGAAGTCGTCGCCGAAGTGGAAGTCGATGGGGACGACGGCCCGCGGGTCGAGCAGGGGATGCCGGGCCTGGCGCAGTTCGAGGACGACGCCGGGGTGCTGTTCGGGCTTGAGCTGGGGGTCGCGGTGGAATCCCAACAGTTCGGGCTGGTTGGCGTGGAGGTCGTCGGCAAAGTGGGCGCGAGCCAGGATGAGGTCGAGTCCGGCCAGCGCCTGCAGCGTGGTCTCGATGTAGGGCGCTTCGTCGGCCACGAGTTCGCTCAACTCGCGCAGGATGCGGTTGACCTCGTCCTGTTCTTCCATTTGCCGTTGCCGCCAGTCGTTGTTCAGCTCGACGATGGCGAGCGGCTCGACGAAGAGGGTGGCGCCGCTGCCCGACTGGTCGTGGATGATGCCGGGGATGCGGCCCTTGAACTCGGCCCGCACCGGCACCACATAGCGGCCCTGGCGCTGGGTGACGAGGTTCTCCTGCAAGTAGACGGCGTTGTCGGGGTTGTGCGCGATGCGCTGGATGCGGTCGAGGAGGCGGTCTTGCAGCACCCGGACTTCGGCCCGCAGCCGGGCCAGCTTGGGGCTGGCGCTGTCCATGACCTCGGCCCGCTCGCTGATCGCCCGGCCGATTTCGGCGGCCACATGCTCCAGATCCTGGATCGGCTCGCCCCATTCGGCCAGGGCGGGGTAGCGTTGGGCGTTGGCCAGCAGGATGTGGCGGATGCGGCGGGCGCGCAGGAGGGTGGAGCGGACGGTCAGGAGGTCGATGGGGGCCAGGGTTCCCCCGCGCTCGGCCTGGGCCAGGAGGCCGCGCAGGTCGTGGACGCCGCCCAGGTGAAGGTCGGTCTGTTGGGGGGCCAGCGAGCGCGCTTCCTCGGTCTCCTGCTGCCACAGGCGGGCCTCGCCCAGGTCGGTGGAGGGCCGCCAGGCGAGGGCGAGTTCTTTGCTGATCTCGAAGCTGCAATAGGCGGCCAGCCGGGCGAGGATTTTGTCGAATTCGAGGACGCGCAGGGTGTGGTCGTTCATGGCGGGGGAAGCATAGCCAGGAGGGGCGGACTTTGCAAAGTGCGCCCTTCTGCTTTCCCTGTTCCGCACTTACGAAACGCCCAACTCAGCCGTTGCCCAGCACAGACAGGATACAGTCGCACACGAAGTCGACTTCCCCTTCAGTCATGTCAGGATACATGGGCAAAGTCACGATCCTGGCAGCCACACAATCGGTCACGGAGAGATCATGAGGATGGGACTGTTGGCGATACCAGAGGCTGTGATGTACGGGCGGGTCGAAGTGCACCGACGCGCCCACGCCCAGTTTGCGCAGTTCCTGGACGAAGCGATCCCGATCCCCTTGCTTGAGCTTGATCGTGTACATTTGGTAGACATGGGTGGCCTGTGGGTGCACCACCGGCAGGTCGATCGCTTCGATATCGGCCAGGCGAGCACTATAGGCAGCCGCAAGCTGCTGGCGGCGTGCATTCATGGCATCGAGTCGCCCCATCTGGGCATAACCGACCGCCGCCAGCACGTTGCTCAGGCGGAAGTTGTAGCCAGGTTCGACCGCGGAGCGATACCAGGGCAGGGCCTCTTTTTCGCGCTCGTAGGTAGTCTTGGGCACACCATGGCTGGCAAGCACGCGCACACGGGCAGCCAGAGCGCCGTTATCGGTCGTCAACATGCCGCCTTCGCCCGTGGTCAGGTTCTTGGTGGGAAAAAAGGAGAAGCAGCCGGCCCCGAACGTCCCTGCCTGCCGGCCAGCAAAGGTGGCGCCGAGGGTTTCGGCTGAGTCCTCGATGAGCGCCAACCCGTGCCTGCTGGCAATCTCTGAGATCGCATCCATCAGGCAGGGCTGCCCGGCGAAGTGAACGGGCATGATCGCCTCCGTGCGCGGCGTGATGGCAGCTTCGATGGCGGCCGGCAAGATATTGCAGGTGTCGTAATCGATATCGACTAGAACCGGGGTGGCACCGGCCGTGACAACCGCATTGGCCGAGGCCACAAAGGTGAAGCTGGGCAGGATGACTTCACCGCTGATGTCTTGGGCTTTGAGGGCGAGGAAGAGGGCGGAGGTGCAGGAATTGAGGGTGATAGCGTGCTTGACGCCGAGGTATTCAGCGAAAGCGTGCTCGAATTTGTGGTTGAAAGGGCCATGCGCCAACCAGCCCGAGGTCAGGGCTTCGCGGGCCTGGTCAAGTTCGGCGTCGCTGATAGAAGGAATACAAAGCGGGATGTTCATAGTTTGACCAAATCCGTGTTAATCCGTGAAATCCGCGTCCGAAAGAAACAGTCTAGCCCCACATCAAAGGCTGTGTTCGCGAACAAAGTGAACATACTCGGCCACGCCCTCTTCCAGGCTGTATTTGGGGTCGTAGCCCAGCAGTCGTCGGGCTTTGCTGATGTCGAGCGCGCCGCGGGTGGGTCGCTTGAGGTCGGCCTCGCCGACGATGGTTTTCAGATCGGGGAAGTGCCGGCGCAGGATTTCGGCCAGTTCCAGCAATGAGCGACCCTCGCCGCGCGTGATATTGAAGGTCTCGCCAGCGGCGTCGGGGTGCAGCGCCGCCAGGACGAAGCCCTCGGCCACATCTTTGACATAGCTGAAATCCAGCCGGTCCGTGCCGCCGCCGTGCAGCACCAACTCCTGCCCCTGCATGGCTCGCTCGATGAAAAGTTGGACGATGCGGCCATTGACATCGGTGGGGCCATAAACGGCGGAAGGGCGCACCACCGCGTGCTCGAAGCCAAAACGCTGGCCATAGACCCGCGTCAGGATCTCGCCCGTCAACTTGGTGCCGCCGTAGACTTCCTTGGGATTGAGGGGGTGGTCTTCGGGGCAGGGCGTCTGCTGGAAGTCGCCGTAGACCATGCTGGAGGAGCAGTAGACCACGCGCTTGACGCTGCCCGCCTCTTTGACGGCCTCGAGCAGGTTGGCCGTGCCGAGGACGGTGTGCTCGATGGCGCCGCGGCTGTCCTTGTTGGCGGTGGTGGCGACGGCAATGGCGGCCAAGTGGATGACGATCTCGGGCCGATACTGAAGCATCGCCTCTCTGATCTGGCTGGCGTCGCGCAGGTCGCCGCGGATAACCTCAGCGCCGCCCAGGGTGGCATAGCGGAGTTCGAGATAACGCCGATGGCTGGGCTGCGCGTTGGCGGGCAGGTGCTCGCAGCCGTCGAATACGACGACCTCATGGCCGAGTCCGGCCAGGCGTTGGGTGATGGCGGCGCCGATGAAGCCGGAGCCGCCAGTGACAAAGAGCTTTAGGTGGTCTGGTTGCAGGAAGAAAAGCGAGGTCATGGCTTCAATCATTGAATTAGGTGCAGTCAAGCTACAGGATACACGCACGCGGTCGTTTCATCCAACCACGACACACAGTGATTATTGGCGCGAGCTTATGTGGATGCGTATACTGACCCGCCATGAGACGTGGCTATTAGCGACAATGACAAAGGAGGCAAGTATGAATCTCAGGACCCGTTTCACAGTGATCTGGTACTCTCTCGTCCACTTCCGACCCTTGGAAAGGCGGCTTCTCGCAGTGGCCGTCGTTGGTCTCGTGGCTTCAGTGGTGTCCACGGCGGCCGGCAACACACGGTTGGGATTGTGGCTGGCCATTGGTACGCTGATTGTAGATGTCCTGCTATTTCTTGTCGATTTGTATTTCTTACCGAAGCCGCGCGTGTCGGATATGGAGCGTGAACAGCTCAACTATCTTGAGTACAGGGGGAGCGATCCTGTTCCATTAGGCGCTTTGATGCCATCTCCCCAAGAAAAGCAAGAAGGTTTCTCTACTGTCGAATTGACAAGCAATGAATCCGTTATCTTGAGCAATGACATTGATATACGTTTATTTGAAGATAAGCACATCGAAGTTAGGCTAAGGCCAAAATATGAAAGTAGGATCATTGCTCGTTGGCAAGACCAGTGGGAAGATATGCAGGATTTTCTTGTATTGTATTCACAGGGAAAGCCGCTTTGGAACGAGGATAAATTAGCTCTTTGTTCTCCACTTGAAAGAAATACTGAAGTTGTTCATCTTGGCAAGACGACATATTTTACATCTATTGTAACTAATGAAGCCTGCACTCATCGCATTAAGAGCAAATCAAGAGTTATTAGAGACCTCCGAATCATGTTTCCATAT
The Caldilineales bacterium DNA segment above includes these coding regions:
- a CDS encoding aquaporin family protein, giving the protein MTTGHILIGEIIGTMFLILLGDGVVANVLLGKTKGNSSGWIVITTAWGMAVFVGAYIAASVSGAHLNPAVTIGLALAGSTSWGDVPIYIIGQFIGAILGAILVFLAYFPHWAETKDPGLKLAVFSTGPAIRNTAWNLVCEIIGTFALMFGILGIKGVTGDMSGSPFSLNMGALGIIPVAFLVWVIGLSLGGPTGYAINPARDLGPRIAHAFLPIPGKGSSDWGYSWIPVVGPIVGAVIAALLFGALM
- the radC gene encoding DNA repair protein RadC codes for the protein MRESSPSLTYYTIADLPVDARPRERLARHGASSLSDAELIAIILRSGAEGINVIDMATALMRHYNSSLRELGEAGFEQLQEHHGVGPAKASQILAAIELGRRVLLASPESRPQVQTPDAVVRLLSPEVAYAEQEHVKAVLVDSRNYVIATPTIYKGSLNSASVRVAELFREAIRRNAAAIILAHNHPSGDPTPSPEDIHLTRQVVDAGKLLSIELLDHIIIGHTRWVSLKEQRRGFP
- a CDS encoding endonuclease MutS2; protein product: MNDHTLRVLEFDKILARLAAYCSFEISKELALAWRPSTDLGEARLWQQETEEARSLAPQQTDLHLGGVHDLRGLLAQAERGGTLAPIDLLTVRSTLLRARRIRHILLANAQRYPALAEWGEPIQDLEHVAAEIGRAISERAEVMDSASPKLARLRAEVRVLQDRLLDRIQRIAHNPDNAVYLQENLVTQRQGRYVVPVRAEFKGRIPGIIHDQSGSGATLFVEPLAIVELNNDWRQRQMEEQDEVNRILRELSELVADEAPYIETTLQALAGLDLILARAHFADDLHANQPELLGFHRDPQLKPEQHPGVVLELRQARHPLLDPRAVVPIDFHFGDDFFIVVVTGPNTGGKTVSLKTAGLLALMAQAGLAIPAKPGSRLTLFEGIYADIGDEQSIEQSLSTFSSHMTNIVRILRDATPHTLVLLDELGAGTDPEEGSALARSLLTHLRDSGIPAAATTHYSEVKLFAHSAPGIVNASVEFDLETLSPTYELTIGLPGRSNALAIARRLGVPRPLVDAAETLVQPESLAADSLLAEIRAARDAAKRAQQKTEATERMVAAREAELRAQLAKIEEARRAVLNETRAEAQAELEAIREEITRVRARFDRSGGPAAPSQHDRFLAEAEKAFQTRQEAARKLPERADAPLRPVGPLQVGDIVWVESLHGSGSVHALLSENEAEIQMGAFRLKIPVGNLELRERPQTVAPAAPRHVAAPASPGMELDLRGYRVDEALEALDGYLDDAYLADLPWVRIIHGKGTGALRQVVRDALRNHGLVANFRTGEQGEGGDGVTIAYFAAR
- a CDS encoding fibronectin type III domain-containing protein, with the translated sequence MRRLHPSIPLFLFLAILSLGLAAAGQARPDALVSLSPGQSSLVFVENVGQYSAPARFRLLGGAGDVWLAEDAIWLTQTAGDEGAGIHLKITFPGSRPRSQLQPFDRLATRVSFFRGADPAGWQAGAPAWGGVRYRDLYPGLDLEMGEEDGRLALRLVGSGDGAWDQVAMRVEGASSIRRDGDHLLLSTAAGDLTWPLLTPSRDPAPGAARIEGDLIRSPFANRTEQSRAAVAPRSTDLVFSRLIGGSGDDEGYEVALADDGAVFVAGYTRSGDFPTTPGSFDPSFNGNRDAFVAKILPDGSLGYVSVLGGSNSDWAFGLDVDAAGNAHLSGNTNSTDFPTTAGALDRSYNGGQDVFVAKLDAAGGALLYSTYLGGSANEVGDDMVVDAAGMILVTGGTVSSDFPTTFGAPDTSFNGVRDVFLSKIAPQAGSPLVFSTYYGGSDYDEPEDIALSGGFVYITGGVFSANFPTTAGAYDTTFNGERDAYLLKADAATGAIVFSTFVGGGKEENSDSVVVDADGNATIAGNTLSSDFPTTAGAYDRNLTGDSDAFITRLNASGSGLIFSTYLGGNSTDGASGLALDAGNAVFVAGGSASTDFPTTAVGFDATPNGGNDVILAQISADGAALLYGSYFGGSGNDASRGLAMNAQGHLFLDGGAGSPDFPATHGSFAGGASDAFVAKFVIDFSTTPTVTPTATETPTPTITPTPTITPPATETPTVTPTPTVTPTPTATSLPGDAYENDDACFDGKTITADGAIQTHTFHKPGDQDWVKFNAEAGRTYIIETSDVGPDNDAVVYLFDNCVRPAFESEENAFGRTLRLEFNATRTATYYLRFQQHDPAVFGLTTNYDVSVTRDQTPPARPRSPRCAAKNPTTLAIQWQRSADYDVAAYVVYYANEGNTVNGAEEVAGGDLTYFELGGLTTGALYKIRVSAIDFSGNEGDKSVEVSCRPLAPQDATHPTVTVEQPGATDVFTTTQAAIALGGVAADAGENLSRVRVRNLTRNLEWWDYSLEGASDQFQIASVSLGPGANAIQVTAFDAVGNEGVQTMTINRPTGAAGAVIILAGHNETFSLQTNIDNAANRAYRVYRGAGFSDDDIYYLAPTSQDADGDGDSDNDAIASPAALQQAIEGWAAAGGRIGPGKPLFLYLMDHGEIDYFCVDGCSAAGRVTPASLDGWLTNLENAVGADEINIVIEACHSGSFIDRVGDPLQSLSKPGRVVITSTNRDFNAYASAQGAYFSDAFFSCISASGSLKACFDQARAAVQTTGNRQAPLMDDNGDGILSPLDGAIAQGRYVTRFFGANPPHILSATVSVAAGSGALEAQVEAGSEPVELVYAAVYPPSFEEPSSTTLDLGAPLLRLEPVAGQTGRYRVSYPGGFGEQGAYRVVFYAQDQSDNQAQPKQVTTGPKALYLPVVLK